One Clostridium estertheticum DNA segment encodes these proteins:
- a CDS encoding GH39 family glycosyl hydrolase, whose product MVDYMYEIIKFSNVLPIKIFIHKVNYVPNHWHESLELLFILSGKVNIVIDGIKYELNEEDVIVINSNEIHALTSQEDNMILALQIPIEYIKNHYDNFTDISFNCKSFMYQHEDQYRFNVIKNMLAEMMWIYNKAEDGFELKLQSLLFELVYNLFKKFKVIKDEKQNKSSNKYLERLSRIISYVGENYKKKISLNTLAKQEYLSVFYLSKFFQKYMGMNFSTYINSIRLQHAAKDLVYADMSISQIALDNGFSNEKSFLNTFKEGYGDTPSQYRKKIKNNLNDFVEQKSQAINYLELDSSNVFTTLFKYLNIKNKPNRDEREFILKDLGAVDVSKVSRKINHNWKMLTTIGKAKDGLFAEVQKQLEKIQKDIGFKYIRFHGIFDDEMMVYDEDEAGNPIFNFSYVDKLFDFFYSVGLKPFVELGFMPSKLAKASYTAFYRKSIISMPKDINKWNMLIKKFVEHCIYRYGKEEVEKWYFEVWNEPELTNVFWFDSEEDYYKLYEDTYQSIKKISMDIKVGGPSIVSVTSIGFNWLERFLRFCNHNDCRPDFVSFHSYPHETNSNIFDCNFEKEMPMVTISENEEYLAEVINKIKYITKEAGLEHREIHMTEWNSNAWHRDLCNDTCYKVAYIVKNIVENMDSISSFAYWTITDFIEEFQVPAHTFHGGLGVITNNGIKKAAYYAFWLLNKLGNNVIDSGDGYYITASKKGYQVILYHYCHFDKLYSRRDTSNIHISERYNVFINDYNKEVNLKLIGFKAGLYEVKEYSVNRTNGSSYDNWVEMGSIEYLNEEEIHYLNDKSLPSFKKYGQAIDHEYSIITGLMPHEVKLYEINFKQV is encoded by the coding sequence TGTACTGCCTATAAAAATATTTATTCATAAAGTAAACTATGTACCCAATCATTGGCATGAAAGCCTGGAACTGTTATTCATTTTATCAGGAAAAGTTAATATTGTAATAGATGGAATAAAGTATGAGCTTAATGAAGAGGATGTTATTGTCATTAATTCTAACGAAATTCATGCCTTGACCTCACAGGAGGACAATATGATTTTAGCTCTTCAAATTCCAATTGAATATATTAAAAACCATTATGATAATTTTACTGATATTAGCTTTAATTGCAAATCCTTTATGTATCAACATGAAGACCAATATAGATTTAACGTAATAAAAAATATGTTAGCTGAAATGATGTGGATTTATAACAAAGCAGAAGATGGTTTTGAGTTAAAACTACAAAGCTTGCTATTTGAGCTAGTATACAACTTATTTAAAAAATTTAAAGTTATAAAGGATGAAAAACAAAATAAAAGTAGTAATAAATATTTAGAAAGGTTATCTAGAATCATTAGCTATGTAGGAGAGAATTATAAGAAAAAAATTTCCTTGAATACATTAGCAAAACAAGAGTACTTATCTGTATTTTACTTATCTAAGTTTTTTCAAAAGTATATGGGTATGAACTTTTCAACCTATATCAACAGCATAAGGCTACAGCATGCTGCGAAGGATTTAGTATACGCAGATATGTCAATCTCACAGATAGCTTTGGATAATGGTTTTTCAAATGAAAAGTCTTTTCTTAACACGTTTAAAGAGGGATATGGCGATACTCCAAGTCAATATAGAAAAAAAATAAAAAATAATTTAAATGATTTTGTGGAACAAAAAAGTCAAGCTATAAATTATTTGGAGCTAGATAGCAGCAATGTTTTTACAACACTTTTTAAGTATTTAAATATAAAAAATAAACCTAATAGGGATGAGAGAGAGTTTATATTAAAAGATCTAGGAGCGGTTGATGTTTCCAAAGTTAGTAGAAAGATAAATCATAATTGGAAGATGCTTACCACTATTGGAAAGGCAAAGGATGGGTTATTTGCTGAGGTACAAAAACAGTTAGAAAAGATTCAAAAGGACATAGGTTTTAAGTATATTAGATTTCATGGAATTTTTGATGATGAAATGATGGTATATGATGAAGACGAAGCAGGAAACCCTATATTTAATTTTAGTTATGTTGATAAGCTATTTGACTTTTTTTATAGTGTTGGATTAAAACCTTTTGTAGAATTAGGTTTTATGCCCTCTAAATTAGCTAAAGCCAGCTACACTGCATTTTACAGAAAGAGCATTATTAGTATGCCTAAAGACATTAATAAATGGAACATGCTAATAAAAAAATTTGTGGAGCATTGTATATATAGATATGGAAAAGAAGAGGTAGAAAAATGGTATTTTGAGGTTTGGAATGAGCCAGAATTAACTAATGTTTTCTGGTTTGATAGTGAAGAGGATTATTATAAGCTTTATGAAGATACATATCAAAGTATTAAAAAAATTTCTATGGACATAAAAGTAGGTGGGCCATCAATAGTATCCGTCACTTCTATAGGTTTTAACTGGCTAGAGAGATTTTTGAGATTTTGTAATCATAATGACTGCAGACCAGATTTTGTATCTTTTCATAGCTATCCCCATGAAACAAATTCAAATATCTTTGATTGTAATTTTGAAAAAGAAATGCCCATGGTTACAATATCAGAAAATGAAGAGTATCTGGCAGAGGTGATCAATAAAATAAAATATATTACGAAGGAAGCTGGGTTAGAGCATAGGGAAATACATATGACAGAATGGAATTCAAATGCCTGGCACAGGGATTTGTGTAATGATACCTGCTATAAAGTAGCGTATATTGTTAAAAATATAGTAGAAAATATGGATAGTATCTCTAGCTTTGCTTACTGGACTATTACTGATTTTATTGAAGAGTTTCAAGTGCCTGCCCATACATTTCATGGGGGATTAGGGGTTATAACGAATAATGGCATAAAAAAAGCTGCCTACTATGCTTTTTGGCTTTTAAACAAATTGGGAAATAATGTGATAGATTCAGGAGACGGATATTATATTACAGCAAGTAAAAAAGGATATCAGGTTATTCTATACCATTACTGCCATTTTGATAAACTATACAGCAGAAGAGATACTTCAAATATTCACATTAGTGAGAGATATAATGTTTTTATAAATGATTATAACAAGGAAGTAAATTTAAAATTAATAGGATTTAAAGCAGGATTATATGAAGTTAAAGAGTACTCAGTGAATAGAACAAATGGAAGTTCCTACGACAATTGGGTTGAGATGGGATCAATCGAATATTTAAATGAAGAAGAAATCCATTATTTGAATGACAAATCACTGCCCTCATTCAAAAAGTATGGACAGGCTATAGACCATGAATATTCAATTATTACTGGATTAATGCCTCATGAAGTCAAGTTATATGAAATAAATTTTAAGCAAGTTTAA
- a CDS encoding alpha/beta hydrolase gives MFRHLSRMPETLIINAEYDFLRLEGEAYARKLIRSGVKTKMVRYNGVDHAFIDKIGQYPQAEDCMNEIAKGIKKLFSNKNK, from the coding sequence ATGTTTCGCCACTTAAGCAGAATGCCAGAAACTCTTATTATTAATGCTGAATATGATTTTTTAAGATTAGAAGGTGAGGCTTATGCCAGGAAACTGATTCGTTCAGGCGTAAAAACAAAGATGGTTCGATACAATGGAGTGGACCATGCATTTATAGATAAGATAGGACAATATCCTCAGGCTGAGGACTGTATGAATGAAATTGCAAAAGGAATTAAGAAATTATTTTCTAATAAAAACAAGTAA
- a CDS encoding glycoside hydrolase family 3 protein produces MIDLKAIPFNLKDEDIKWVEETLKSMDLKEKIGQLFCPIGMTDNKDYLKALATNIKPAGIMFRPEVGSKMQETHKYLQENSRIPLLIAANLETGGNGIATDGTFYGKQMQVAATDDEDMAYRLGLIAGREGRAVGCNWAFAPVIDIDMNFRNPITNVRTYGSNPERVLRMGTAYMKGIHETGLAVSIKHFPGDGVDERDQHLLTSINALSTEDWDKTYGMIYKGMIDEGAHTVMVGHIMQPEYSRELVPGIKDEEIMPATLAPELLQGLLREKLGFNGMIVTDASLMAGFTVAEKREIAVPKAIASGCDMFLFNRNIEEDFGYMMKGIEKGILTLERIDEAVTRILAVKASLGLHLQKGNNTLVLGAEELSVLKCEEHVAWAKECADKAVTLVKDTQNLLPVTPETHKRVILYVLGDEGGMLGGQSISKYFKQALEAKGFEITLFDKQNLDFAALFAPISSLREKYDLAVYFANIETASNQTTVRINWAPPMGADLPWFVKELPTLFVSTANPYHLQDVPMVKTFINAYSSSEYVVDAVIEKIMGNSEFKGINPVNPFCNCWEAKL; encoded by the coding sequence ATGATAGATTTAAAAGCAATTCCCTTTAATTTAAAGGATGAAGATATAAAATGGGTTGAAGAAACCCTGAAATCAATGGACTTAAAGGAAAAAATAGGACAATTATTTTGCCCTATAGGTATGACGGATAATAAGGATTATTTAAAGGCTCTTGCTACAAATATTAAACCTGCTGGAATAATGTTTAGACCAGAAGTGGGTAGTAAAATGCAGGAAACACACAAGTACCTTCAAGAGAATTCAAGAATACCATTACTTATTGCAGCTAATTTAGAAACTGGTGGAAATGGTATTGCTACTGATGGAACCTTCTATGGAAAACAAATGCAAGTGGCAGCTACTGATGATGAAGACATGGCATATAGATTAGGATTAATAGCAGGAAGGGAAGGTAGAGCTGTAGGCTGTAACTGGGCCTTTGCACCAGTTATAGACATAGATATGAACTTCAGAAACCCAATTACTAACGTTAGAACCTATGGTTCTAACCCTGAAAGAGTCTTAAGAATGGGTACAGCCTATATGAAGGGGATCCATGAAACTGGACTAGCTGTATCTATAAAACACTTTCCAGGAGATGGAGTTGACGAAAGAGATCAACATCTTTTAACATCTATAAATGCATTGTCTACTGAAGATTGGGATAAAACTTATGGAATGATATATAAGGGAATGATAGATGAGGGAGCTCATACAGTAATGGTAGGACATATAATGCAACCAGAGTATTCAAGAGAGCTTGTTCCAGGAATAAAGGATGAAGAAATAATGCCAGCTACCTTGGCACCAGAATTACTTCAAGGTTTATTAAGAGAAAAGTTAGGCTTTAACGGTATGATAGTTACAGATGCCAGTTTAATGGCAGGATTTACTGTGGCCGAAAAAAGAGAAATTGCAGTTCCAAAAGCTATTGCTTCAGGGTGCGATATGTTCCTATTCAATAGAAATATTGAAGAAGACTTTGGTTATATGATGAAAGGGATAGAAAAAGGAATATTAACTTTAGAGAGAATTGATGAGGCAGTTACTAGAATCTTAGCAGTTAAGGCATCCTTAGGGTTACACCTTCAAAAGGGAAACAATACATTAGTCCTTGGTGCAGAGGAATTATCAGTTTTAAAATGTGAGGAGCATGTAGCTTGGGCAAAGGAATGTGCTGATAAAGCTGTAACCTTGGTAAAGGATACTCAAAACCTATTACCAGTAACCCCAGAAACCCATAAGAGAGTAATTCTATATGTTTTAGGTGATGAAGGTGGAATGCTCGGTGGACAGTCAATATCTAAATACTTTAAGCAGGCACTAGAGGCAAAGGGGTTTGAGATAACCTTATTTGACAAACAAAATTTAGACTTTGCAGCTCTATTTGCACCAATTAGTAGCTTAAGAGAAAAATATGATTTAGCAGTTTACTTTGCCAACATTGAAACTGCAAGCAATCAAACTACTGTAAGAATAAATTGGGCACCACCAATGGGAGCAGATTTACCTTGGTTTGTAAAAGAATTACCAACCTTATTTGTATCAACAGCTAATCCTTATCATCTTCAAGATGTTCCAATGGTTAAGACTTTTATAAATGCATATTCTAGTAGCGAATATGTTGTAGATGCTGTTATTGAAAAAATCATGGGTAATTCTGAGTTTAAGGGAATAAACCCAGTAAACCCATTCTGTAATTGTTGGGAAGCAAAGCTTTAG
- a CDS encoding YhdH/YhfP family quinone oxidoreductase: MNNNKFKSMLVSETKNKEFKREIVTRQINDLPEGDIIINVKYSSLNYKDALSATGNKGVTRNYPHTPGIDAAGFVVESNNDSFKVNDKVLVTGYALGMSTSGGYAEYIRVPAEWVVKLPENLSLRESMIYGTAGFTAALSVYKLVNSGVKPSDGDILVTGATGGVGSTAISILSVLGYNVIAATGKASEREMLLGIGAKDIVDRKDIDDNSGKALLKSRWAGVIDTVGGNILATAIKSTNYGGSVTCCGNVADHEFKASVYPFILKGVSLFGIDSVNCPMDTRLVIWNKLSSDWKLDNLEANVDEVSLEGLTEKIDMILKGKHKGRTIVNLDL; this comes from the coding sequence ATGAATAATAATAAATTTAAATCAATGTTAGTTTCAGAAACCAAAAATAAAGAATTTAAAAGAGAGATCGTAACTAGACAAATAAATGATCTACCAGAAGGTGATATAATAATAAATGTAAAATATTCTTCACTTAACTATAAAGATGCTCTTTCTGCTACAGGAAATAAAGGAGTAACTAGAAATTATCCACACACTCCTGGAATCGATGCTGCAGGTTTTGTAGTTGAAAGCAATAATGATAGTTTTAAAGTTAACGATAAGGTACTTGTAACAGGATATGCTTTAGGAATGAGTACCTCAGGAGGATATGCAGAGTATATTAGGGTTCCGGCAGAGTGGGTTGTAAAACTTCCTGAAAACCTTTCTTTAAGAGAAAGTATGATTTATGGTACCGCAGGATTCACTGCTGCCCTATCAGTTTATAAACTGGTTAACTCAGGTGTTAAACCCAGTGACGGAGATATATTAGTAACAGGTGCAACAGGCGGAGTAGGTAGTACCGCCATTTCAATCTTAAGTGTTCTTGGTTATAATGTCATTGCAGCTACAGGAAAAGCTTCTGAAAGGGAGATGCTCCTGGGAATTGGTGCAAAAGATATAGTTGATAGAAAAGATATAGATGACAATTCTGGAAAAGCACTATTAAAGAGTAGGTGGGCAGGAGTAATAGACACAGTAGGTGGAAACATTTTAGCCACTGCAATTAAATCAACTAATTATGGCGGTAGTGTCACCTGTTGTGGAAATGTTGCAGACCATGAATTTAAAGCCTCAGTATATCCCTTTATTTTGAAAGGCGTCTCATTATTTGGAATTGATTCTGTTAACTGTCCTATGGATACCAGACTTGTGATTTGGAATAAATTATCCTCTGATTGGAAACTTGATAATTTAGAAGCTAATGTGGATGAAGTATCTTTAGAAGGATTAACTGAAAAAATTGATATGATATTAAAAGGAAAGCATAAAGGAAGAACTATAGTTAATCTTGATTTATAA
- a CDS encoding YnfA family protein, with protein sequence METIKSIFYFILAGVFEIGGGYLVWLWLREGKNIGYGVCGAILLIIYGIIPTLQPPNANFGRVYATYGGIFIVLSILWGFKIDNIIPDKFDLIGGFIALVGVIIIMYAPRG encoded by the coding sequence ATGGAAACTATTAAGTCGATATTTTATTTTATATTAGCAGGAGTTTTTGAGATAGGAGGTGGCTACCTTGTGTGGTTATGGCTCCGTGAAGGAAAAAATATAGGATATGGAGTTTGTGGAGCAATATTATTAATAATATATGGCATTATTCCTACTCTGCAGCCTCCAAATGCTAATTTTGGTAGAGTATATGCAACTTATGGTGGTATCTTTATTGTTTTATCTATCTTATGGGGCTTTAAGATTGATAATATAATTCCAGATAAATTTGATTTGATTGGTGGATTTATAGCGTTAGTTGGAGTTATTATAATTATGTATGCTCCAAGAGGATAG
- a CDS encoding RNA-guided endonuclease InsQ/TnpB family protein: protein MTKKITKSVLFGVQKQQLKHLNSSNYEALRGLCFLSKNMYNVALYNIRQYYFTEKKFLGYNSNYHLCKYNENYTMLNSNSAQQMLKVADRNFKSFFALIKMAKKGEYQYSDIKLPGYLPKDGFFNLIFNEFNSSKDKFSVPMSTTFKRLYGKVEINIPSNLKGKAIKEVRILPKNDARFFEIQWVYEIDEFKGNLNKNNTLAIDLGIDNLCACTINDGKAFIIDGKKLKSINQWANKENSRLQSIKDKQKIKTTTKAQKKLWNKRSNRVNDYLNKTVRVIIDYCLNNDIGSIVVGYNPTIQRKVNLGKVNNQNFVNIPIGNIRERLTYQSQRYNINLIEQEESYTSKADFLANDSMPIYSALNKKRYLFSGKRISRGQYKSSKDLILNADINGSLNIMRKSNIKQINLNHKEYLNPIRTRIA, encoded by the coding sequence ATGACTAAAAAAATTACTAAATCAGTCTTATTTGGTGTTCAAAAACAACAACTTAAGCATTTAAATTCTAGCAATTATGAAGCTCTTAGAGGATTATGTTTTTTATCTAAAAACATGTATAACGTAGCTTTATATAATATTAGACAATATTATTTTACTGAAAAGAAGTTTCTTGGATACAACAGCAATTATCACCTATGTAAATATAATGAGAATTACACAATGCTTAATAGTAATTCAGCACAGCAAATGCTGAAAGTTGCTGATAGAAACTTCAAGTCATTTTTTGCTTTAATAAAAATGGCTAAAAAAGGAGAATATCAATATAGTGATATTAAATTACCTGGGTACTTACCTAAAGATGGATTTTTTAATCTTATCTTTAATGAATTTAATTCTTCTAAAGATAAATTTTCAGTACCAATGTCAACTACTTTCAAAAGGCTTTATGGTAAGGTTGAGATTAACATACCTTCAAATTTAAAAGGTAAGGCAATTAAAGAAGTTAGGATATTACCTAAAAATGATGCAAGGTTCTTTGAAATTCAATGGGTATATGAAATTGATGAGTTCAAAGGAAATTTAAATAAAAACAACACACTTGCTATTGATTTAGGAATAGATAATTTATGTGCTTGTACTATTAATGATGGTAAAGCATTTATAATTGACGGAAAAAAACTTAAATCCATTAATCAATGGGCTAATAAGGAAAATAGTAGACTCCAATCAATTAAAGATAAGCAAAAGATTAAAACGACCACTAAAGCTCAGAAGAAACTATGGAATAAAAGGAGTAATAGAGTTAATGATTATCTCAATAAGACCGTTAGGGTAATTATTGATTATTGTTTAAATAACGATATAGGTAGTATTGTAGTTGGTTATAACCCAACTATTCAAAGAAAAGTAAATTTGGGTAAAGTCAATAATCAAAACTTTGTTAATATTCCAATTGGTAATATAAGAGAAAGGCTGACTTATCAGAGCCAAAGATATAATATTAATTTAATAGAACAAGAAGAAAGCTATACTTCAAAAGCTGATTTTTTAGCAAATGATAGTATGCCTATTTATAGTGCTTTGAATAAGAAAAGATACTTATTTAGTGGTAAAAGAATATCAAGAGGACAATACAAATCATCTAAAGACTTGATATTAAATGCTGATATAAATGGCTCACTTAATATAATGAGAAAATCTAACATAAAACAAATTAACTTAAATCATAAAGAGTATTTAAACCCCATAAGGACAAGAATAGCTTAA
- a CDS encoding FAD-dependent oxidoreductase: MNEKNNMSINDELTAKSYWLDSTSETNYPTLEKDIKVDIAIIGGGITGITTALLLKNEGFKIALIEADKIVQGTTGHTTAYVTSQHDIIYSNLISRMGIEKAKQYADANEGAIDFIENTIKKYNIDCDFYRLPAYIYTTDETYIENMKAEAKAAKSLGIKAKYIEKLDLPFYVKGALCFENQAQFHPRKYLLKVAENISEDGSQIYEHTRAVDIKHDNLYTVITDTGFKVTASKVVLASHFPFYDGLGLYFARLRPERSYVITAKITDDLPKGTFVDAGDAGWYFRLQKYRDGQMIIIGGQDHKTAHGGDMMKHYDNLKKFAEENFTVEKFLYRWSTQDYITLDGVPYVGNLTSTSENIYVATGYGEWGMTNGTAAANILRDIIVKKESPYEEVYNPSRHISTEGITNFAKENFDVAKELIKGKLQIGQHNIDLKNGEGKVVELDGERYGAYRDKNGELHIVDITCTHIGCELKWNSAESSWDCPCHGSRFTFEGDIIEGPAVTRLNHYKEGNNTIDSNLI, from the coding sequence ATGAATGAAAAAAATAATATGAGTATTAATGATGAGTTAACCGCTAAATCTTATTGGCTGGATTCAACTTCAGAAACAAACTATCCTACTTTAGAAAAAGATATCAAAGTTGATATTGCAATTATAGGAGGAGGGATTACAGGAATAACTACTGCTCTCCTTTTAAAAAATGAAGGTTTCAAAATTGCATTAATTGAGGCAGACAAAATAGTTCAGGGAACCACAGGGCATACTACAGCTTATGTTACTTCACAACACGATATAATATATAGTAATTTAATAAGTCGTATGGGAATTGAAAAAGCTAAGCAATATGCGGATGCAAATGAGGGTGCCATAGATTTTATTGAAAACACTATAAAAAAATACAATATTGATTGTGATTTTTATAGGTTGCCAGCATATATCTATACAACAGATGAAACCTATATAGAGAATATGAAGGCAGAAGCTAAAGCAGCTAAAAGCCTAGGCATAAAAGCAAAATACATAGAAAAGTTAGATTTGCCATTTTATGTAAAGGGTGCACTATGCTTTGAAAATCAAGCTCAATTTCACCCTAGAAAATACCTTCTTAAAGTTGCCGAAAACATTTCTGAAGATGGAAGTCAAATATATGAACATACAAGAGCGGTAGATATAAAGCATGATAATTTATATACTGTAATAACAGATACAGGATTTAAAGTAACAGCTTCAAAAGTTGTTTTAGCTTCACATTTTCCTTTTTATGATGGTTTAGGATTATATTTTGCAAGACTTCGCCCAGAGCGGTCATATGTAATAACTGCTAAAATAACAGATGATTTGCCAAAAGGCACATTTGTAGATGCAGGAGATGCAGGGTGGTATTTTCGCTTACAAAAGTATAGAGATGGTCAGATGATAATTATTGGTGGTCAAGATCATAAAACTGCTCATGGTGGCGACATGATGAAACATTATGACAATTTAAAAAAATTTGCAGAGGAGAATTTTACTGTTGAGAAATTTTTATATAGATGGTCAACTCAAGATTATATAACATTAGATGGTGTGCCATATGTAGGTAATCTTACTTCCACATCAGAAAATATTTATGTAGCTACAGGTTATGGTGAATGGGGAATGACAAATGGAACAGCAGCTGCGAATATATTAAGGGATATTATAGTTAAGAAGGAAAGCCCTTATGAGGAGGTTTACAATCCATCGCGCCATATTTCAACTGAAGGAATTACGAACTTTGCAAAGGAAAATTTTGATGTTGCAAAAGAGTTAATAAAAGGAAAACTTCAAATTGGGCAACATAATATTGATTTAAAAAATGGTGAGGGAAAGGTAGTAGAGCTTGATGGAGAAAGATATGGGGCATATAGAGATAAAAATGGCGAATTGCATATAGTTGATATAACATGTACACATATAGGTTGTGAGCTAAAATGGAATAGTGCAGAATCATCTTGGGATTGCCCTTGTCATGGGTCAAGATTTACTTTTGAGGGCGATATTATAGAAGGCCCAGCGGTTACAAGGTTAAATCACTACAAAGAAGGTAATAATACAATTGATTCAAATCTGATTTGA
- a CDS encoding anaerobic nitric oxide reductase flavorubredoxin, which produces MSFKISDTVTWVGKIDWELREYHGKEYSTNKGTSYNSYLVRDEKTVLIDTVWQPYAKEFVANLKNEIDLNKIDYIIANHSEIDHSGAFPELMSEIPNVPIYCTKNGAKFLKAHYHQNWNFVEVKTGDILEIGKNKLIFVEARMLHWPDSMFTYLTGENTLFSNDAFGQHYASELMYNDKVDNAELFQEAIKYYANILTPFSPLVVKKIEEILSLNLPVDMICPSHGIIWKQNPLQIANKYMEWAKNYKENQITIIYDTMWNGTRRMAETIAEGITEANKDITIKIFNSSKNDKNDIVTEVFKSKMILVGSSAINNGILSSTAAILEMIKGLGFKDKKAAAFGSYGWSGESVKIITEELNKAGFEIINEGIRELWNPDEIALDRCRNFGKSIEESIK; this is translated from the coding sequence ATGTCATTTAAGATTAGTGATACAGTTACTTGGGTCGGAAAAATAGATTGGGAACTAAGAGAATATCATGGTAAAGAGTACTCTACAAATAAAGGCACCTCGTACAATTCATATTTAGTTAGAGATGAAAAAACGGTACTTATAGACACAGTATGGCAACCATATGCCAAAGAGTTTGTTGCTAATTTAAAGAATGAAATAGATTTAAACAAAATTGATTATATTATTGCAAACCATTCAGAAATCGATCACAGTGGGGCATTCCCAGAACTTATGAGTGAAATACCGAATGTTCCTATATATTGCACTAAAAATGGAGCGAAATTTCTAAAAGCCCATTATCATCAAAACTGGAATTTCGTTGAGGTTAAAACAGGGGATATATTAGAGATAGGAAAAAACAAATTAATATTTGTGGAGGCAAGAATGCTTCATTGGCCAGACAGTATGTTTACTTATTTAACAGGAGAAAACACATTATTTAGTAATGATGCTTTTGGGCAGCATTATGCATCGGAACTAATGTATAATGACAAGGTTGATAATGCGGAACTATTTCAAGAAGCAATAAAGTATTATGCAAATATTTTAACACCTTTTAGCCCCTTAGTAGTGAAGAAAATTGAGGAAATATTAAGTTTAAACCTACCAGTAGATATGATTTGCCCAAGTCATGGTATTATCTGGAAACAAAACCCACTTCAAATTGCAAATAAATATATGGAATGGGCAAAAAATTATAAAGAAAATCAAATTACAATAATTTATGATACTATGTGGAATGGTACTAGAAGAATGGCAGAAACTATAGCTGAAGGGATAACTGAAGCAAATAAAGATATCACAATAAAAATATTTAATTCTTCAAAAAATGATAAAAATGATATTGTCACAGAAGTATTTAAATCAAAGATGATCCTTGTTGGTTCTTCAGCAATAAATAATGGAATTCTTTCTTCTACTGCAGCCATATTAGAAATGATAAAGGGACTTGGTTTTAAGGATAAAAAAGCAGCAGCATTTGGAAGTTACGGTTGGAGTGGTGAGTCAGTTAAAATAATTACAGAAGAATTAAATAAAGCTGGGTTTGAAATAATAAATGAAGGTATAAGAGAACTGTGGAACCCTGATGAAATAGCATTAGACAGGTGTAGGAATTTTGGAAAGAGTATAGAAGAGAGTATCAAGTAG
- a CDS encoding DUF1450 domain-containing protein, with protein sequence MTEINFCENNFTFGTEKTMKKLKDNFTNADVTVASCLGYCGDCAVGPYALVNDELIQAGTADELFERIKTMM encoded by the coding sequence ATGACAGAAATAAATTTTTGTGAAAATAACTTTACTTTTGGAACAGAGAAAACTATGAAAAAATTAAAAGACAATTTTACTAATGCTGATGTAACAGTAGCGTCATGCTTGGGGTATTGTGGGGATTGTGCAGTAGGACCTTATGCTTTAGTAAATGATGAACTAATACAGGCCGGTACTGCAGATGAATTATTTGAGAGAATAAAAACCATGATGTAA
- a CDS encoding Crp/Fnr family transcriptional regulator: MPQVTLRQLKDLPLFECVDDKTLDLIRAIVLTKKLKKTQILFAERQIIDNIYIVLEGKVTMYRLSEKGQKRIIYILNKGEIINEVIFDNHTASINCEGFEDGEIISIPKVDLLNIMQQDFKLTEVILCSMSKKIRRLYRQIKNTVPTKMDKRVAAKLWKLSKDYGVETEQGVLIDVKINITYLADMLGSSRETISRAVNELEQMDMVKIEHRKFIVNREKLNQYFKSM; this comes from the coding sequence ATGCCACAAGTAACGCTTAGGCAATTAAAAGACCTTCCTTTATTTGAATGTGTCGATGATAAAACCTTAGATTTAATAAGAGCGATTGTCCTCACAAAAAAACTAAAAAAAACACAAATATTATTTGCTGAAAGACAAATTATCGATAATATATATATAGTGCTAGAGGGCAAGGTAACCATGTACAGGTTATCAGAAAAAGGTCAAAAAAGGATTATATATATCTTAAACAAAGGTGAGATTATAAATGAGGTAATTTTCGATAATCATACAGCCTCTATTAATTGCGAAGGTTTTGAAGACGGTGAAATTATAAGCATACCAAAAGTAGACTTATTAAATATCATGCAGCAAGACTTTAAACTCACAGAAGTTATATTGTGCTCTATGAGTAAAAAAATAAGAAGATTGTATAGACAAATTAAAAATACAGTTCCTACTAAGATGGACAAAAGGGTAGCTGCTAAGCTTTGGAAACTGTCTAAGGACTATGGAGTAGAAACAGAGCAGGGAGTTTTAATAGATGTTAAGATAAATATAACCTATTTGGCAGATATGTTAGGTAGCTCTCGTGAAACTATTTCAAGGGCAGTAAATGAACTTGAACAAATGGATATGGTTAAAATTGAACATAGGAAATTTATAGTCAATAGAGAAAAGTTAAACCAATACTTTAAGAGTATGTGA